In Streptococcus parasuis, the following proteins share a genomic window:
- a CDS encoding carbohydrate-binding domain-containing protein yields the protein MKTNLKKLLYSGVTLMSIGVLAACSSTSSSTTTSSSKATSQSSAATTSSNSTSSDSSSSSSSIDWSALPTTEVTLSNDGLKITEGGTYILTGSTTAGITVETDANVRIILAGAEISSSDTAAINVISADNVELELQDGTTNTVKDTSNHTDTNIEGAIHVEADLTITGNGSLTVEGNFQDGIVSTDDLVIDAGNITVTAVDDGIRGKDSMTINGGTITVTAGGDGIKSTNDTDTTKGYTTITGGEITVKAGDDGIKAETALTIDGGTISVPESVEALEGTNITINGGTIDVYGSDDAINAASTASSDIFIKVTGGDLTVAVGSGDTDAFDANGDIYISGGTIDVTAPTSAFDFDGTAELTGGTVTVNGEQITQITATGPGAGGHGGW from the coding sequence ATGAAAACAAATTTAAAAAAACTGCTTTATTCAGGTGTCACGTTGATGAGTATCGGTGTCTTGGCGGCATGTTCATCAACTTCTAGTTCAACGACAACATCAAGTTCTAAAGCTACAAGTCAATCAAGTGCAGCAACTACTTCCAGCAATAGCACCTCATCTGACTCAAGTTCATCATCATCTTCGATTGACTGGTCAGCCCTTCCTACTACAGAAGTAACGCTTTCAAATGATGGATTGAAAATAACGGAAGGTGGAACCTATATTCTAACAGGTTCAACAACTGCAGGTATAACGGTTGAAACAGATGCAAATGTCCGTATCATTTTAGCAGGTGCCGAGATTTCAAGCTCAGATACTGCCGCAATTAATGTTATTAGTGCAGATAATGTTGAATTAGAACTTCAAGATGGAACGACAAACACTGTGAAAGATACGAGCAATCACACTGATACAAATATTGAAGGTGCCATTCATGTTGAGGCAGATTTAACCATTACGGGGAATGGTAGCCTGACAGTAGAAGGAAACTTTCAAGATGGTATTGTATCAACTGATGATCTAGTTATTGACGCAGGAAATATCACTGTTACAGCAGTAGATGATGGCATCCGTGGTAAAGATTCAATGACTATCAATGGTGGAACTATCACTGTAACAGCAGGTGGAGATGGTATCAAGTCAACCAATGATACAGATACAACTAAAGGCTACACAACAATTACAGGTGGTGAAATTACTGTAAAAGCAGGAGATGATGGTATCAAAGCAGAAACAGCCTTGACAATTGACGGTGGCACAATTTCTGTACCAGAATCAGTAGAAGCCTTGGAAGGAACCAATATCACAATCAATGGTGGTACCATCGATGTATACGGATCGGATGATGCTATTAATGCGGCAAGTACAGCGTCATCAGATATCTTTATCAAGGTAACTGGTGGTGACTTGACAGTCGCTGTAGGTAGTGGGGATACGGATGCCTTTGATGCTAATGGAGATATCTATATCTCCGGAGGTACAATTGATGTAACAGCTCCAACTTCAGCCTTTGACTTCGATGGAACTGCTGAATTGACAGGTGGTACTGTGACAGTTAACGGTGAGCAGATTACTCAAATCACAGCAACAGGACCAGGTGCAGGTGGCCACGGTGGCTGGTAA
- a CDS encoding trimeric intracellular cation channel family protein, with amino-acid sequence MEFDLFLMMCNYIGTIAFAVSGAVKGFKKKLDIFGISLLSIITAVGGGIIRDTMANRIPTALTDPTAIYLSLVVAIVMYLIVINLRQDKPLDKKMIHFLSQTNLIFDAVGLSIFALIGASTGVELQLNAVTSGILAALTGVGGGIARDLLVNETPIVLKEDVYAVLALFSGILYHLCVVDWRLPQIPTFITIFAISLIIRLLVIKYKINLPNMETKRKA; translated from the coding sequence ATGGAATTCGATTTGTTTCTTATGATGTGCAACTATATTGGCACAATTGCCTTTGCTGTATCGGGTGCAGTAAAAGGTTTCAAGAAAAAGTTAGATATTTTTGGAATTAGTCTCCTCAGCATCATTACTGCTGTTGGTGGTGGCATCATTCGTGATACAATGGCAAATAGGATTCCGACTGCCTTAACCGACCCGACTGCTATCTACTTATCTCTTGTTGTGGCTATTGTGATGTACTTGATTGTCATCAATCTAAGGCAGGACAAACCACTTGATAAAAAGATGATTCATTTTCTATCCCAAACTAATTTGATCTTCGATGCCGTCGGTTTATCCATTTTTGCCCTTATTGGAGCAAGTACAGGAGTTGAACTTCAACTAAATGCCGTAACGAGTGGTATTTTAGCAGCTCTAACAGGAGTTGGTGGCGGAATTGCTCGTGATTTATTAGTCAATGAGACACCGATTGTCCTAAAGGAAGATGTCTATGCTGTGTTAGCACTCTTTTCTGGTATCTTATATCATCTCTGTGTTGTAGATTGGAGATTACCACAAATTCCAACCTTCATCACTATTTTTGCCATTTCTTTAATCATTCGATTATTGGTCATTAAATATAAAATCAATCTTCCAAATATGGAAACAAAACGAAAGGCCTGA
- a CDS encoding thiamine pyrophosphate-dependent dehydrogenase E1 component subunit alpha — MVSISKEQHLDMFLKMQQIRDVDMKLNKLVRRGFVQGMTHFSVGEEAAAVGPIVGLTDQDIIFSHHRGHGHVIAKGIDINGMMAELAGKATGTSKGRGGSMHLANVEKGNFGSNGIVGGGYALAVGAALTQQYLGTDNIVIAFSGDSATNEGSFHESMNLAAVWNLPVIFFITNNRYGISTDISYSTKIPHLYQRAAAYGIPGHYVEDGNDVIAVYEKMQEVIEYVRAGNGPAMVEVESYRWFGHSTADAGAYRTKEEVAAWKAKDPLKKYRTYLTENKIATDEELDAIETQVAEQVEAAVKFAQESPDPDISIAYEDVFVD, encoded by the coding sequence ATGGTATCTATCTCAAAAGAACAACACTTGGATATGTTCTTGAAAATGCAACAGATTCGTGATGTTGATATGAAATTAAATAAATTGGTGCGTCGTGGCTTTGTACAAGGAATGACCCACTTCTCAGTTGGTGAAGAAGCAGCTGCTGTTGGACCAATCGTTGGTTTGACTGATCAAGATATTATCTTTTCACATCACCGTGGTCATGGTCATGTTATTGCAAAAGGTATTGACATCAACGGTATGATGGCTGAACTTGCTGGTAAGGCAACTGGTACATCCAAAGGCCGTGGTGGCTCCATGCACTTGGCCAATGTTGAAAAAGGAAACTTTGGTTCAAACGGTATCGTCGGTGGTGGCTATGCCCTTGCAGTAGGAGCGGCTCTCACACAACAATACCTTGGGACAGATAATATCGTTATCGCCTTCTCAGGTGACTCAGCAACAAACGAAGGCTCATTTCATGAGTCAATGAACCTGGCGGCTGTCTGGAATTTACCAGTTATATTCTTTATTACAAATAACCGATATGGTATCTCAACAGACATTTCTTATTCAACAAAAATTCCTCACCTCTACCAACGTGCGGCAGCATACGGTATTCCAGGTCACTATGTTGAAGATGGTAATGACGTCATTGCTGTTTATGAAAAAATGCAAGAAGTAATTGAGTATGTTCGTGCAGGAAATGGCCCAGCGATGGTGGAGGTTGAATCGTATCGCTGGTTTGGACATTCGACAGCTGATGCCGGAGCCTACCGTACAAAAGAAGAAGTTGCAGCTTGGAAAGCAAAGGATCCACTTAAGAAATACCGTACATATTTGACCGAAAACAAGATTGCAACAGATGAAGAATTAGATGCAATTGAAACACAAGTTGCTGAACAAGTTGAGGCTGCTGTGAAATTTGCACAAGAAAGTCCAGATCCAGATATTTCAATCGCATACGAAGACGTGTTTGTAGATTAA
- a CDS encoding alpha-ketoacid dehydrogenase subunit beta, giving the protein MAETKVMALREAINLAQSEEMRKDEKVFLMGEDVGIYGGDFGTSVGMLDEFGPKRVRDTPISEAAIAGSAVGAAQTGLRPIVDLTFMDFITIALDAIVNQAAKTNYMFGGGLKTPVTFRVASGSGIGSAAQHSQSLEAWLTHIPGIKVVAPGTANDAKGLLKSSILDNNPVIFLEPKALYGKKEEVNLDPDFYIPLGKGEIKREGTDVTIVSYGRMLERVLKAAEEVAADGISVEVVDPRTLIPLDKELIIESVKKTGKVILVNDAYKTGGFIGEIASIITESEAFDYLDAPIIRIASDDVPVPYANILENAVLPNVEKIKVAIYKQVNKG; this is encoded by the coding sequence ATGGCTGAAACAAAAGTAATGGCCTTGCGTGAAGCGATTAACTTGGCTCAGAGCGAAGAAATGCGTAAGGATGAAAAAGTATTCTTGATGGGGGAAGACGTCGGTATCTACGGCGGTGACTTCGGTACATCTGTTGGTATGTTGGACGAATTCGGTCCAAAACGTGTTCGCGATACGCCTATCTCTGAGGCAGCAATCGCTGGTTCTGCGGTTGGTGCGGCTCAAACAGGTCTTCGTCCAATCGTTGACTTGACTTTCATGGACTTCATCACAATTGCCCTTGATGCGATTGTTAACCAAGCGGCTAAAACCAACTATATGTTTGGCGGTGGTTTGAAAACGCCTGTAACCTTCCGTGTGGCATCTGGTTCAGGTATCGGTTCAGCGGCACAGCACTCACAATCTCTTGAAGCTTGGTTGACTCACATTCCAGGTATCAAAGTTGTTGCACCTGGTACAGCTAACGATGCAAAAGGTCTTTTGAAATCATCTATCCTTGACAACAACCCAGTTATCTTCTTGGAACCAAAAGCTCTTTACGGTAAAAAAGAAGAAGTGAACTTGGATCCTGATTTCTACATTCCACTTGGTAAAGGTGAAATCAAACGTGAAGGTACTGATGTAACTATCGTTTCATACGGTCGTATGTTGGAACGTGTTTTGAAAGCAGCTGAAGAAGTGGCTGCAGATGGCATCAGTGTAGAAGTGGTAGACCCACGTACCCTTATCCCATTGGATAAAGAATTAATCATCGAATCTGTGAAGAAAACTGGTAAGGTTATCTTGGTCAACGATGCTTACAAAACAGGTGGTTTCATCGGTGAAATCGCATCAATCATCACAGAAAGCGAAGCATTTGACTACTTGGATGCACCAATCATCCGTATCGCTTCAGACGATGTACCAGTTCCTTACGCAAACATTCTTGAAAATGCAGTATTGCCAAACGTAGAGAAAATCAAAGTGGCAATTTATAAGCAAGTAAACAAGGGCTAA
- a CDS encoding dihydrolipoamide acetyltransferase has product MAVEIIMPKLGVDMQEGEIIEWKKQEGDFVNEGDVLLEMMSDKTSMELEAEESGVLLKIVHGNGATVPVTEVIAYLGAEGETVEAGSAPVVEQAAAIEEVPAGRAPVIVAPTVAAKPQGGGKVRATPAARKLAGELGIDLGLVPGTGANGRVHKVDVEDFKGAAPKATPLAARIAADHGVDLSTITGTGVNGKIVKEDVLAVLAPVEAEVVAPAPKAEEKPAKELPEGVEIIKMSPMRKAISKGMVNSYLTAPTFTLNYDIDMTNLMALRKQVLEPIMNKTGLKVTFTDLIGLAVVRTLMKEEHRYMNASLINDAQEIELHKFVNLGIAVGLDDGLVVPVVHGADKMSLSEFVVASKDVIKKAQSGKLKGAEMSGSTFSITNLGMFGTKTFNPIINQPNSAILGVAATVQTPVVIDGEIKIRPIMALCLTIDHRIIDGMNGAKFMVDLKNLLENPLELLI; this is encoded by the coding sequence ATGGCAGTAGAAATTATTATGCCTAAACTCGGTGTGGACATGCAAGAAGGTGAAATCATCGAGTGGAAAAAACAAGAGGGTGATTTCGTCAATGAAGGTGATGTTCTCTTGGAAATGATGTCTGACAAGACCAGCATGGAGTTGGAAGCAGAAGAGTCAGGTGTCTTATTAAAAATTGTTCATGGAAATGGGGCAACGGTTCCCGTTACTGAAGTGATTGCCTACCTAGGCGCAGAAGGTGAAACAGTAGAAGCTGGAAGTGCACCTGTTGTTGAGCAGGCTGCAGCGATTGAAGAAGTGCCAGCGGGCCGTGCACCAGTGATTGTGGCACCTACTGTTGCAGCGAAACCACAAGGTGGTGGTAAAGTGCGCGCAACTCCAGCGGCCCGTAAGTTGGCTGGAGAATTGGGCATTGATTTGGGTCTTGTTCCAGGAACTGGTGCAAATGGCCGTGTTCACAAGGTTGACGTAGAAGACTTCAAGGGTGCAGCTCCTAAGGCGACACCGCTCGCAGCCCGTATTGCAGCTGACCATGGTGTTGATTTGTCAACAATCACAGGAACGGGTGTCAATGGTAAAATTGTTAAGGAAGATGTACTTGCTGTTCTTGCTCCTGTAGAAGCAGAAGTTGTGGCTCCAGCTCCTAAAGCGGAAGAGAAACCAGCTAAAGAATTGCCAGAAGGCGTTGAAATCATTAAGATGAGCCCAATGCGTAAGGCGATTTCAAAAGGTATGGTCAACTCTTACTTGACTGCTCCAACCTTTACGCTTAATTACGATATCGACATGACCAACCTCATGGCGCTTCGTAAGCAAGTCCTTGAGCCAATTATGAACAAGACTGGTCTGAAAGTGACCTTTACAGACTTGATTGGTCTCGCGGTTGTTCGTACGTTGATGAAAGAAGAACACCGTTACATGAACGCTTCTTTGATTAACGATGCACAAGAAATCGAATTACACAAGTTTGTCAACCTTGGTATCGCAGTAGGTTTAGATGATGGCTTGGTGGTGCCAGTTGTTCATGGTGCAGATAAGATGAGCTTGTCTGAATTTGTTGTGGCATCAAAAGATGTTATCAAGAAAGCTCAATCTGGTAAGTTGAAGGGGGCTGAAATGTCAGGATCTACCTTCTCTATCACCAACTTGGGTATGTTTGGTACCAAAACCTTTAACCCAATTATCAACCAACCAAACTCAGCCATCCTTGGTGTCGCAGCAACTGTTCAAACTCCAGTAGTTATTGATGGTGAAATCAAAATCCGTCCAATTATGGCACTTTGCTTGACCATTGACCACCGTATCATTGATGGTATGAATGGTGCTAAGTTCATGGTTGACTTGAAGAACTTGCTGGAAAACCCATTGGAATTGTTGATCTGA
- the lpdA gene encoding dihydrolipoyl dehydrogenase produces the protein MAIEIIMPKLGVDMQEGEIIEWKKQEGDFVNEGDVILEMMSDKTSMELEAEESGVLLKIVHGNGATVPVTEVIAYLGAEGETVETGATPAPAEVAQATADLKAAGLEVPAAPAVAPQAPKAELAADEYDMVVVGGGPAGYYAAIRGAQLGGKIAIVEKSEFGGTCLNKGCIPTKTYLKNAEILDGLKIAAERGINLASTNYTVDMDKTVDFKNKVVKTLTGGVAGLLKANKVTIFNGLGQVNPDKTVVIGDKVIKGRSIILATGSKVSRINIPGIDSKLVLTSDDILDLREIPKSLTVMGGGVVGVELGLVYASYGTEVTVVEMADRIIPGMDREVSVELQKVLSKKGMKFLTSVGVSEIVEANNQLTIKLNDGSEIISEKALLSIGRVPQLAGLENLNLELDRGRIKVNAYQETSIPGIYAPGDVNGTKMLAHAAYRMGEVAAENAINGNHHKAKLDFTPAAVYTHPEIAMVGLTEDQAIEKYGKENILIGRNSFTGNGRAIASNEAHGFVKVIADKKYHEILGVHIIGPVAAEMINEAATIMESELTVDDVAASIHGHPTFSEVMYEAFLDVLGVAIHNPPKRK, from the coding sequence ATGGCAATTGAAATTATTATGCCGAAACTTGGTGTAGACATGCAAGAAGGCGAAATCATCGAATGGAAAAAACAAGAGGGTGATTTTGTCAATGAAGGTGATGTTATCTTAGAGATGATGTCAGATAAAACAAGCATGGAGTTGGAAGCGGAAGAATCAGGTGTTCTTTTGAAAATCGTTCACGGTAACGGTGCAACAGTTCCTGTAACAGAAGTTATTGCTTACCTTGGTGCAGAAGGTGAAACAGTTGAGACTGGTGCTACACCGGCTCCAGCAGAAGTTGCACAAGCAACTGCTGATTTGAAAGCAGCTGGTTTGGAAGTGCCTGCAGCTCCTGCAGTAGCTCCACAAGCTCCTAAGGCTGAATTGGCAGCAGACGAGTACGATATGGTTGTTGTCGGTGGTGGTCCTGCTGGCTACTATGCAGCGATTCGTGGTGCCCAACTAGGTGGTAAAATCGCAATCGTTGAAAAATCAGAATTTGGTGGGACTTGCTTGAACAAAGGATGTATCCCAACTAAGACCTATCTCAAGAATGCTGAAATTCTTGATGGATTGAAGATTGCGGCTGAACGTGGTATCAATCTTGCATCTACAAACTACACTGTAGATATGGATAAAACAGTTGACTTCAAGAACAAGGTTGTGAAGACTTTGACTGGTGGTGTAGCAGGTCTCTTGAAAGCCAACAAGGTAACCATCTTCAATGGTCTTGGACAAGTAAACCCTGATAAGACAGTTGTGATTGGTGATAAAGTGATTAAAGGTCGCAGCATCATTCTTGCAACTGGTTCTAAGGTTTCTCGTATCAACATCCCAGGTATTGATTCTAAATTGGTGCTAACTTCTGATGATATCCTTGACTTGCGTGAAATTCCTAAGTCACTCACTGTTATGGGTGGTGGCGTAGTCGGTGTGGAACTTGGTTTGGTTTACGCGTCTTACGGTACTGAAGTAACAGTTGTTGAAATGGCTGACCGTATCATTCCAGGTATGGACCGCGAAGTGTCTGTTGAATTGCAAAAAGTCCTTTCTAAGAAAGGTATGAAATTCTTGACATCAGTTGGAGTATCTGAAATTGTTGAAGCCAACAATCAATTGACAATTAAATTGAACGATGGTTCAGAAATTATTTCTGAAAAAGCTCTTCTTTCAATTGGACGTGTACCTCAATTAGCTGGTCTTGAAAATCTTAACCTTGAGTTGGATCGCGGTCGTATCAAGGTTAATGCTTACCAAGAAACATCTATCCCAGGAATTTATGCACCTGGTGACGTTAATGGTACTAAAATGTTGGCACACGCTGCTTATCGTATGGGTGAAGTTGCTGCTGAGAATGCTATCAACGGCAACCACCACAAGGCTAAATTGGACTTCACACCAGCAGCGGTTTACACACACCCTGAAATCGCTATGGTTGGTTTGACTGAAGACCAAGCGATCGAGAAATACGGTAAAGAAAATATCCTAATCGGTCGCAACAGCTTCACTGGTAACGGTCGTGCAATTGCTTCTAACGAAGCACATGGTTTCGTAAAAGTTATTGCTGATAAAAAATACCATGAAATCCTTGGTGTTCATATCATCGGTCCAGTTGCAGCTGAAATGATTAACGAAGCAGCAACTATCATGGAATCTGAATTGACTGTTGATGATGTGGCAGCTTCTATCCATGGTCACCCAACCTTCTCAGAAGTGATGTACGAGGCCTTCCTCGATGTTCTTGGTGTGGCGATTCACAACCCACCAAAACGTAAATAA
- the trpE gene encoding anthranilate synthase component I → MHNVLPADILTPILAFMRLKGKHKIILESIPREKGNARFSIIAYNPVYEIKYDHGVLTNNGEVVEGDPLEYLQSVVEGSNLTGEAPFQGGAIGFVGYDLISLYEPIGHIPKDTIGTPDMHFFIYESYLVFDHKKEILSIHEDNTYSGRSSSEMEKALAGVLAELKNPAPDEFAPHDLQSLSFKSHLEKEEFENMVRSAKQLIRQGDMFQCVLSQRFSSDISGNPFDYYRNLRVTNPSNYLYFYDFEDYQIIGASPESLVSVKDGIVTTNPIAGTRPRGNDDEEDQRLAADLSTDTKEVAEHRMLVDLGRNDIGRIAQIGTVEVTKYMEVEYFRYVMHLTSIVKGQLLENLTALDALKATLPAGTVSGAPKIRAMQRIYELEKEKRGIYAGAIGYLSATGDMDFAIAIRTMVVKNGKAYVQAGAGIVYDSVPENEYQETLNKAKAMTKIGECYDSFN, encoded by the coding sequence ATGCACAACGTACTACCAGCAGATATTTTAACCCCCATACTAGCGTTTATGCGACTAAAAGGTAAGCATAAGATTATCCTAGAATCCATTCCGAGAGAAAAGGGAAATGCTCGTTTTTCCATTATTGCCTATAATCCTGTTTACGAAATCAAATATGACCATGGTGTGTTGACCAACAATGGAGAAGTGGTGGAAGGTGATCCATTGGAATACCTACAATCTGTGGTGGAAGGTTCGAATTTGACTGGGGAGGCTCCTTTTCAAGGAGGGGCGATTGGATTTGTTGGATATGACTTGATTAGTCTCTATGAACCCATTGGTCATATCCCCAAGGACACCATTGGAACACCGGATATGCATTTCTTTATTTATGAATCGTATTTAGTATTTGATCATAAGAAGGAGATTCTCTCCATTCATGAAGATAATACCTATAGTGGCCGTAGTTCGAGTGAGATGGAGAAAGCTCTAGCAGGTGTTTTAGCCGAATTAAAAAATCCAGCACCCGATGAATTTGCACCCCATGATCTTCAATCATTATCCTTCAAGAGTCATCTGGAAAAAGAAGAATTCGAAAATATGGTTAGGTCAGCAAAACAATTGATTCGGCAAGGCGATATGTTTCAATGTGTCCTCAGTCAACGTTTTTCATCAGATATTTCTGGCAACCCCTTTGATTATTACCGTAATTTACGGGTTACCAATCCATCGAATTATTTATATTTTTATGATTTTGAAGATTACCAAATAATCGGCGCTAGTCCAGAAAGTCTTGTGTCTGTAAAAGATGGAATCGTGACAACTAATCCAATTGCTGGAACTCGGCCTCGTGGAAATGATGATGAGGAGGACCAACGATTGGCGGCTGATTTATCAACAGATACGAAAGAAGTTGCTGAACATAGAATGTTGGTTGATCTGGGACGAAATGATATTGGTCGAATTGCACAAATTGGAACTGTCGAAGTTACTAAGTATATGGAAGTTGAATATTTCCGTTATGTGATGCACTTAACAAGTATTGTCAAAGGACAATTATTGGAGAATTTGACTGCATTAGATGCATTAAAAGCTACCCTACCTGCTGGAACAGTCTCAGGAGCACCGAAAATTAGAGCCATGCAGCGCATCTATGAATTAGAAAAGGAAAAGCGCGGCATATATGCAGGAGCAATTGGCTATCTATCTGCTACAGGAGATATGGATTTTGCGATTGCTATTCGCACCATGGTAGTGAAAAATGGCAAAGCCTATGTGCAAGCAGGTGCAGGAATTGTATATGATAGTGTTCCAGAAAATGAATACCAAGAAACGCTGAACAAGGCAAAGGCGATGACGAAAATAGGAGAGTGCTATGATTCTTTTAATTGA
- a CDS encoding aminodeoxychorismate/anthranilate synthase component II, whose translation MILLIDNYDSFTYNLAQYLGQFSHVQVLRNDAENLFDEANKAKGLVFSPGPGWPADAGKMEEMIQTFADKKPILGICLGHQAIAEVFGGQLRLAKTVMHGKQSQMRVEGNSPIFNGFQGDVEIMRYHSIVIDEMPKDFIVTARTTDDDEIMAIQHKQLPIFGLQFHPESIGSPEGLQMIEQFVREVVR comes from the coding sequence ATGATTCTTTTAATTGATAACTATGATTCATTTACCTATAACTTAGCCCAATATCTAGGACAGTTTTCACATGTGCAGGTATTGAGAAATGATGCGGAGAATCTATTCGATGAAGCAAATAAAGCAAAAGGTTTGGTATTTTCTCCAGGACCAGGTTGGCCAGCAGATGCTGGAAAAATGGAAGAAATGATACAGACTTTTGCAGATAAAAAACCAATATTGGGCATTTGTTTGGGACATCAAGCAATCGCTGAAGTTTTTGGAGGGCAATTGAGATTAGCCAAAACGGTTATGCATGGGAAGCAGAGTCAGATGCGAGTGGAAGGTAACTCTCCAATTTTCAATGGTTTTCAGGGAGATGTAGAAATCATGCGTTATCACTCGATTGTCATTGATGAAATGCCAAAAGATTTTATAGTGACTGCTCGTACAACAGATGATGACGAAATTATGGCTATCCAACATAAGCAATTACCGATTTTTGGTTTGCAATTTCATCCAGAAAGTATAGGGAGTCCAGAAGGCTTACAAATGATTGAACAGTTTGTTAGAGAGGTAGTAAGATGA
- the trpD gene encoding anthranilate phosphoribosyltransferase, whose amino-acid sequence MKEIFEKLATKQDLSEGEIEGVFNRILNGELTESQIAALLLGLKMKGETVDEIAGVVKSLKKHAVQLPQTYSDAMCNCGTGGDQSYSFNISTTACFILAAGGIRLAKAGNRSISSKSGSADVLEELGINIAANPEVLSKALSEVGLAFVFAQTMHPAMRFIGPARRALGVPTIMNIVGPLANPLSLDSQLMGVYREDLQFDLAQVMKKLGRRRALLITGPNHMDEAALFGENHYTLLTDGNIHQGRFTFADVGLNPLELADIQGGDAVENAEILLSVLHNQASPYLETTVLNAGLGFYANGKVSSIREGVGLARSLLADGSALRKLEELREVQI is encoded by the coding sequence ATGAAAGAAATTTTTGAAAAATTAGCTACAAAACAAGACTTATCTGAGGGAGAAATCGAAGGAGTTTTTAATCGTATTCTGAATGGAGAATTGACAGAAAGTCAGATTGCAGCCCTGTTACTAGGCTTGAAAATGAAAGGTGAAACAGTTGATGAAATTGCAGGTGTCGTAAAGTCTTTGAAAAAACATGCTGTACAATTGCCTCAAACATATTCGGACGCAATGTGCAACTGCGGTACGGGTGGGGATCAATCGTATAGTTTTAATATTTCGACGACGGCTTGCTTTATCTTGGCAGCTGGGGGTATTCGTTTAGCGAAGGCGGGAAATCGATCGATTTCATCGAAGTCAGGTTCTGCAGATGTACTTGAAGAATTAGGGATAAATATTGCAGCGAATCCAGAAGTATTATCAAAAGCATTGTCTGAGGTTGGATTGGCTTTTGTCTTTGCTCAAACCATGCATCCAGCCATGCGCTTTATTGGTCCAGCCAGACGGGCATTGGGAGTTCCAACAATTATGAATATTGTTGGTCCTTTAGCCAATCCCCTATCATTAGACAGTCAATTAATGGGTGTCTATCGAGAAGACTTACAGTTTGATCTGGCTCAAGTTATGAAAAAATTGGGAAGACGACGGGCACTACTTATCACAGGACCAAACCATATGGATGAAGCGGCATTATTTGGAGAGAATCACTACACTTTGCTTACAGATGGGAATATCCATCAGGGCAGATTTACCTTTGCTGATGTGGGTCTGAATCCATTAGAACTCGCGGATATTCAGGGTGGAGATGCTGTGGAGAATGCAGAAATTTTGTTGTCAGTTCTACATAATCAAGCAAGTCCTTACTTAGAAACGACGGTTTTAAATGCAGGTCTAGGCTTTTATGCAAATGGTAAGGTTTCAAGTATCCGTGAAGGAGTTGGATTGGCTCGAAGTCTACTTGCTGACGGTTCTGCTCTGAGAAAATTGGAAGAACTAAGGGAGGTTCAGATATGA